The following proteins come from a genomic window of Crassostrea angulata isolate pt1a10 chromosome 1, ASM2561291v2, whole genome shotgun sequence:
- the LOC128192710 gene encoding tyrosyl-DNA phosphodiesterase 2-like, whose translation MATSESDDQRQRGVHESSYFKNESKRIRVLSWNIDGLDSPTAEKRTYKICEIIKTVNPHVVLLQEVVLETFAILCKKCPEYRIIPGDITGYFVAIMLKIEDLEFIGKSIFPYPFSVFGRNLLTVQCRMKGVPFIFMTSHLESMAPFSYLRRIQLEYCFRRMKRKSANYTVIFGGDMNLRDWELSEMGGIPEGISDVWEMTGSRSNCEFTWDLLLNTNKKCDSYHKPRYRFDRIYLRDSDPKSVSPVYFELVGLEKLRVYEVFPSDHFGLLTHFDIRCC comes from the exons ATGGCTACCTCGGAGTCGGACGATCAGAGGCAAAGGGGAGTACACGAGAG TTCATACTTCAAAAACGAATCAAAGAGAATCCGTGTGTTAAGTTGGAACATAGATGGTTTAGACAGCCCAACAGCAGAGAAAAGGACATATAAAATCTGTGAAATCATAAAGAC GGTAAATCCCCATGTGGTTCTACTTCAGGAGGTAGTTTTGGAAACTTTCGCGATCCTCTGTAAGAAATGTCCTGAATACCGCATCATTCCTGGCGATATAACAGGCTATTTTGTCGCCATTATGTTGAAAATTGAAGATCTAGAGTTCATAGGCAAATCGATATTTCCATATCCATTCAGTGTCTTTGGAAGAAACTTATTAACAGTGCAG TGTCGCATGAAGGGTGTACCTTTcatttttatgacgtcacacttGGAAAGTATGGCCCCTTTCAGCTATTTGAGGAGAATACAGCTAGAATACTGTTTTCGTCGGATGAAGAGGAAATCTGCAAATTATACAGTCATATTTGGCGGCGATATGAACCTTAGAGATTGGGAG CTATCTGAAATGGGTGGCATACCGGAAGGAATCTCCGACGTTTGGGAGATGACGGGGTCAAGGTCGAACTGCGAGTTCACGTGGGATTTGCTTCTCAACACAAACAAGAAGTGCGATTCCTACCACAAGCCTCGTTATCGGTTTGACCGGATCTATCTGAGGGATTCCGATCCCAAATCCGTCAGCCCGGTGTATTTTGAATTGGTTGGCTTAGAAAAACTGAGAGTATACGAAGTGTTTCCAAGCGAccattttggacttttgacacACTTCGATATCAGATgttgttaa